The following proteins are encoded in a genomic region of Pseudomonas sp. Os17:
- a CDS encoding outer membrane protein assembly factor BamE, with translation MQNTKLLLTSFTFVGLLALAGCSFPGVYKIDIQQGNVVTQDMIDQLRPGMTRRQVRFIMGNPLLTDTFHADRWDYLYSLQPGGGERQQERVSLIFNGNDQLVSLAGDFMPGVSRDEALLGKESGNTVTAPAENAEKPKAEKPVKPGSLLDQIQKDVDGVKTVPVPIPEPLDTSPQ, from the coding sequence ATGCAAAACACCAAGCTCTTGCTAACCAGTTTCACATTCGTGGGACTGCTCGCACTCGCCGGTTGTTCATTCCCCGGGGTTTACAAAATCGACATCCAGCAGGGCAATGTCGTGACGCAGGACATGATAGACCAGTTGCGCCCGGGAATGACCCGACGGCAAGTAAGGTTTATCATGGGCAACCCTCTGTTGACCGACACGTTCCATGCCGATCGCTGGGATTATCTCTACAGCCTGCAACCTGGCGGCGGTGAACGCCAACAGGAACGCGTCAGCCTGATCTTCAATGGCAACGACCAACTGGTCAGCTTGGCCGGCGACTTCATGCCTGGCGTGAGCCGCGACGAAGCCCTGCTTGGCAAAGAGAGCGGAAACACCGTCACCGCTCCTGCCGAGAACGCCGAGAAGCCAAAAGCCGAGAAGCCGGTCAAACCGGGCTCGCTGCTGGACCAGATCCAGAAAGATGTGGATGGCGTCAAAACCGTACCAGTGCCTATTCCTGAACCACTGGATACCTCTCCGCAATAA